One genomic window of Luteitalea pratensis includes the following:
- a CDS encoding DUF2891 domain-containing protein, giving the protein MLLALVLMTKAVMAPTPMDLVQAEQLAALALACVHQEYPNKVAHTLASDADAKVPRALTPVFYGCFDWHSSVHGHWLLARVARLHPVTPLAAKAEAALATSFTAERVAGEMAYLRVPGRQEFERPYGLAWLLQLTMELREWDSPQARGWAKSLAPMEVEAVARFMDWLPKLTRPIRTGEHSQTAFAFGLALDWARHAKHAEFERLLVERSRAFYLADRACPMAYEPSGQDFVSPCLAEADLMRRVLSPAEFSRWFADFLPQVPTLTKADASWLEPGVVLDKTDGKLAHLDGLNLSRAWMLEGILSALPADDPRRPALTAAASRHRELGLAAVTGAPYAGGHWLGTFAVYLTSQRGLAAP; this is encoded by the coding sequence ATGCTGCTCGCACTGGTGCTGATGACGAAGGCGGTGATGGCGCCGACACCCATGGACCTCGTTCAAGCGGAGCAACTCGCGGCGCTGGCACTGGCATGCGTGCACCAGGAGTACCCGAACAAGGTGGCGCACACGCTCGCCTCCGATGCCGACGCGAAGGTGCCGCGGGCGCTGACGCCCGTCTTCTACGGCTGTTTCGACTGGCACTCGTCGGTGCACGGGCACTGGCTGCTCGCGCGCGTCGCGCGCCTGCATCCGGTAACACCGCTTGCCGCAAAAGCGGAAGCGGCCCTGGCGACGAGCTTCACGGCCGAGCGTGTGGCCGGCGAAATGGCCTATCTCCGCGTGCCTGGACGGCAGGAGTTCGAGCGACCGTACGGGCTCGCCTGGCTGCTGCAGCTGACGATGGAGCTGCGTGAGTGGGACAGCCCGCAGGCACGCGGCTGGGCGAAGTCGCTGGCGCCGATGGAGGTCGAAGCCGTGGCGCGCTTCATGGACTGGCTGCCCAAGCTCACGCGGCCGATTCGTACCGGCGAGCACTCGCAGACGGCCTTCGCGTTCGGCCTGGCGCTGGACTGGGCGCGGCACGCGAAGCACGCGGAGTTCGAGCGATTGCTCGTCGAACGGTCGCGGGCGTTCTACCTCGCCGACAGGGCGTGTCCGATGGCCTACGAACCGTCCGGGCAGGACTTCGTGTCGCCGTGCCTCGCCGAGGCCGACCTGATGCGACGCGTGCTGTCGCCTGCAGAGTTCTCCCGATGGTTCGCCGACTTCCTGCCGCAGGTGCCGACGCTCACGAAGGCTGACGCCTCGTGGCTCGAGCCAGGCGTCGTGCTCGACAAGACCGACGGCAAGCTCGCGCATCTCGACGGCCTTAACCTGAGCCGCGCGTGGATGCTGGAAGGGATCCTCTCGGCGCTGCCGGCCGACGATCCGCGCCGCCCCGCACTGACGGCCGCCGCGTCACGGCATCGCGAACTCGGTCTCGCCGCGGTGACCGGCGCACCCTACGCCGGCGGCCATTGGCTCGGTACGTTCGCGGTCTATCTCACGTCGCAGCGTGGCCTGGCGGCGCCGTGA
- a CDS encoding amidase family protein: protein MLSKLTAGVRDVVVPVRPEVNSAVMLAEGAAFHAARVREGPQLFQPPVLGRLRGGEAVGTATHIDRRRELDQMRRAAPSLFTHVDLLVTPTIPQLPIAIAEAQDDQAGTAVFARNTRPFNDYGLPALSVPCGFAKNGLPIGLQIVGPPWAQESVLRLAHAFEQTTDSRTRRPTL from the coding sequence GTGCTGTCGAAGCTGACCGCGGGCGTGCGGGACGTTGTCGTACCGGTGAGACCGGAAGTGAACAGCGCCGTGATGTTGGCCGAAGGCGCTGCCTTTCACGCGGCCCGAGTGCGAGAAGGGCCGCAGTTGTTTCAACCACCCGTGCTGGGACGTCTGCGCGGCGGTGAGGCCGTGGGCACGGCGACGCATATCGACCGGCGCCGCGAGCTCGATCAGATGCGTCGCGCAGCGCCAAGCCTGTTCACGCATGTCGATCTGCTCGTCACACCCACCATCCCCCAGTTGCCGATAGCTATCGCCGAAGCGCAGGACGACCAGGCCGGAACGGCCGTGTTTGCGCGCAACACGAGACCGTTCAACGACTACGGGCTGCCCGCCCTGTCCGTGCCGTGCGGGTTCGCGAAGAACGGCCTTCCGATCGGCCTGCAAATTGTCGGGCCACCATGGGCACAGGAGTCCGTTCTCCGCCTCGCTCACGCCTTCGAACAGACGACCGACTCGCGGACACGACGTCCGACGCTGTGA
- a CDS encoding amidase family protein, with protein sequence MPFSIDSTPTPSPPIDLPTATLWEASELVRTKKASPRELTASCLARIQRLNPSLNAFITVTAEQATADAQRAEEEIMKGGWLGPLHGIPVGLKDLFDTAGVRTTGGSGQFADRVPTEDAEVVRRLKAAGAVIVGKQNLHESCCRS encoded by the coding sequence ATGCCCTTTTCCATCGATTCGACGCCAACGCCTTCGCCACCCATCGACCTGCCGACCGCTACGCTATGGGAGGCGAGCGAGCTCGTAAGGACGAAAAAGGCTTCGCCGAGAGAACTGACCGCCTCATGCCTGGCGCGGATTCAGCGCTTGAACCCGAGCTTGAACGCGTTCATCACCGTGACTGCCGAACAGGCGACAGCGGACGCGCAACGCGCGGAAGAGGAGATCATGAAAGGCGGCTGGCTGGGTCCGCTGCATGGAATTCCTGTGGGCCTCAAGGACTTGTTCGATACGGCGGGCGTGCGGACGACGGGCGGAAGCGGGCAGTTTGCCGATCGCGTCCCGACCGAAGACGCCGAAGTGGTACGGCGACTGAAGGCAGCAGGCGCGGTGATCGTCGGGAAACAGAACTTGCATGAGTCGTGCTGTCGAAGCTGA